A portion of the Bubalus kerabau isolate K-KA32 ecotype Philippines breed swamp buffalo chromosome 1, PCC_UOA_SB_1v2, whole genome shotgun sequence genome contains these proteins:
- the PGLYRP2 gene encoding N-acetylmuramoyl-L-alanine amidase yields MSFGNWKPTVVVQGILWILYGLLLQPEPGTATLPLLMDSVIQALAELEQKAPATEAGHSAAAWLLSAQGSGTHSPLYHFLLEGKSLNTTELDPPSLSPELRGLMGEVARHSVQDGKEYGVVLAPDGSTVAVEPLLAGLWAGLQGHRIVNLSLESTATPPDAGVTFLDLGPTSPGLSDASPDVTSADVRAVSPNVSTKDLDVGATSPEVRPGSPDVQASSPDTKAKLPTAVDSLLVVTLARDLGLNFLQGPQTWNHSGLGTEGCWDQLSVPRTFTLLDPEASPLTTAFLNGALDGALLGDYLSRTPEPQPPLSHLLSQYYGAGVAGDPGFRSNFRRHNGAALTSAPSLTQQVWGALILLQRLEPAHPHLQGMSQEELAQVATHATKEFTEAFLGCPAIHPRCRWGAAPYQGRPTLLKLPLGFLYVHHTYLPAPPCTSFESCAADMRSMQRFHQQTRGWADIGYSFVVGSDGYVYEGRGWHWVGAHTLGHNSRGFGVALIGNYTAVLPSEAALRAVRDELPRCAIRAGLLRPDYALLGHRQLVPTECPGDLLFNLLRTWPHFDKNVKPRTARRASSRSKRRPPPTILLSTDLQ; encoded by the exons ATGTCCTTTGGAAACTGGAAGCCCACAGTGGTGGTCCAGGGTATACTCTGGATCCTGTATGGATTGCTGCTGCAGCCGGAGCCAGGGACAG CAACCCTGCCCCTGCTCATGGACTCTGTCATCCAGGCCCTGGCTGAGCTGGAGCAGAAGGCGCCAGCCACTGAGGCTGGCCATAGTGCCGCTGCATGGCTGCTGTCAGCCCAGGGCTCTGGTACCCACAGTCCCCTCTATCACTTCCTGCTGGAGGGGAAGAGTCTCAATACCACCGAGCTGGATCCTCCTTCGCTGAGCCCAGAGCTTCGAGGCCTGATGGGAGAGGTGGCGAGACACAGCGTGCAGGATGGGAAGGAATATGGGGTGGTACTAGCACCCGATGGCTCGACCGTGGCTGTGGAGCCTCTTCTGGCAGGGCTTTGGGCAGGGCTTCAGGGACACAGGATTGTAAACCTCTCTTTAGAGAGCACGGCCACCCCTCCGGATGCTGGAGTCACCTTTCTAGACCTTGGGCCCACCTCCCCAGGGCTCAGTGATGCCTCTCCTGATGTCACCTCTGCGGATGTCAGAGCCGTGTCTCCAAATGTAAGCACCAAAGATCTAGATGTTGGAGCCACCTCTCCAGAAGTTAGACCTGGCTCTCCAGATGTCCAAGCCTCCTCTCCAGATACCAAGGCCAAGTTACCAACTGCTGTGGACAGCCTCCTCGTGGTCACCCTGGCCAGAGACCTGGGCCTGAACTTCCTCCAGGGCCCCCAGACCTGGAATCATTCTGGACTGGGAACTGAGGGATGCTGGGACCAGCTCTCTGTTCCCAGGACCTTCACCCTCCTGGATCCTGAGGCATCACCCCTCACCACGGCCTTCCTCAATGGTGCCCTGGATGGAGCCCTCCTTGGAGACTACCTGAGCCGGACCCCTGAGCCCCAGCCACCCCTCAGTCACCTGCTGAGCCAGTACTATGGAGCCGGGGTAGCCGGAGACCCAGGATTTCGAAGCAACTTTCGACGGCACAACGGAGCTGCTCTGACTTCGGCCCCAAGCCTGACCCAGCAAGTATGGGGGGCCCTCATCCTGCTACAGAGACTAGAGCCAGCACACCCTCATCTACAGGGCATGAGCCAAGAAGAGCTGGCACAGGTGGCCACCCACGCTACCAAGGAGTTCACTGAGGCTTTCCTAG GGTGTCCAGCCATCCACCCGCGTTGCCGCTGGGGTGCCGCACCGTACCAGGGCCGCCCGACGTTGCTGAAGCTGCCGCTCGGGTTCTTGTATGTGCACCACACGTACTTGCCCGCGCCACCCTGCACCAGTTTTGAGAGCTGCGCCGCAGACATGCGCTCTATGCAACGTTTCCACCAGCAGACACGCGGCTGGGCCGACATAGGATACAG TTTCGTGGTGGGCTCAGACGGCTACGTGTACGAGGGCCGCGGATGGCACTGGGTGGGTGCGCACACACTCGGCCACAACTCCCGCGGCTTCGGCGTGGCCTTGATAGGCAACTACACCGCGGTGCTGCCCTCAGAGGCCGCGCTGCGAGCGGTGCGAGACGAGCTCCCGCGCTGCGCTATACGCGCCGGCCTCCTGAGGCCAGACTATGCGCTGCTAGGCCACCGCCAGCTCGTGCCCACTGAGTGCCCTGGCGACCTGCTCTTCAACCTGCTGCGCACCTGGCCGCACTTCGACAAG AACGTGAAACCAAGAACTGCCAGGAGGGCCTCCAGCAGATCCAAGAGAAGACCACCTCCAACGATACTGCTATCCACTGACCTCCAATAA